In the Geoalkalibacter sp. genome, GAACTCGCTGGTTGCCATCGATGCCTCTGGTCTCATGTATCTGGCCTGATCCGTTAAACCGACAGGATGAACGCGGGCCGCCTGGACCCACGGTAAGCAAACCCTTGATGCCGAACTTCTCTGCACTCAAACTCCGCCAGAGACCACGGCCCGGCGCACGCCGGGAATTAACTTTTATTGCTTGCCATCTATCGCCGGCCGCAGGACCAGGTTTCAGAGCGAAACCTCCGGCCCGTCGGGCATTATTCGCCTCAGTTTATCGAGCAACTCGGTCAATCGCCGCTCACCCGCGGCGACGTTCTGCCGCAGGTGCAGATAGGATCCGGCGACGTTGAGCAAAGTCAGCACAGCGACATCCAGTGTATCCACCGCCTTCTGCCGCGCGGCGACGTCGGCAAAGGCCTTCTGGATGAATTCGACCACGTCCTGAACCTGCTCGGGCGTAGCCTCGCTGCGCAGGGAATACTGCTGCCCCAGGAGGGTGACCTGATGGGTGCGTTTCAGGGGCTGTCCGGATCCGGCGGCCCCAACTTGGCCAAAATCCTGTCCAG is a window encoding:
- a CDS encoding cell division protein ZapA, whose protein sequence is MSGTGQDFGQVGAAGSGQPLKRTHQVTLLGQQYSLRSEATPEQVQDVVEFIQKAFADVAARQKAVDTLDVAVLTLLNVAGSYLHLRQNVAAGERRLTELLDKLRRIMPDGPEVSL